The Solanum lycopersicum chromosome 9, SLM_r2.1 genome window below encodes:
- the LOC101250923 gene encoding EID1-like F-box protein 3, whose protein sequence is MSQSHCQRRRLNLNRIAESSGDDSAIHNEIILRLVFDSMKWDVRSLCQTASVNRNLRALAKRLLWKEMCIYRAPRMIASLMEGAPNGRIGGEWEAMAKLLFYCCGCNPTRHFRTGQSYPGHFMKSSRFSKTSGRSFLMRRCRTDLLYVSDPCEHEISDRSDDLGVFRGVFGGFMRSKTRACLITKELEVEEGVRCPFCGGRVWSMTAARLIPKSAARRLGTIENGLEYFVCVNGHLHGSCWLVHLSSDEDENNDDDEEEDREDDRNQIGSNE, encoded by the coding sequence ATGAGTCAGAGTCACTGTCAAAGACGAAGGTTGAATTTGAATAGAATAGCTGAGTCGTCAGGGGACGATTCAGCCATTCATAATGAGATAATTCTTCGTTTGGTTTTTGATTCTATGAAGTGGGATGTTCGTTCCTTATGTCAAACGGCGTCGGTTAATCGAAATCTACGAGCATTAGCGAAAAGGTTATTGTGGAAGGAGATGTGTATTTATCGCGCACCGCGCATGATAGCGTCGTTAATGGAGGGTGCGCCGAATGGTCGGATCGGAGGGGAATGGGAAGCTATGGCGAAATTGTTGTTTTACTGCTGCGGGTGTAATCCGACCCGACATTTTCGAACGGGTCAATCATATCCGGGTCATTTCATGAAATCTTCTCGATTTTCGAAGACGTCGGGTCGGAGTTTCTTAATGAGGAGATGTAGAACGGATTTATTGTACGTTAGTGATCCGTGTGAGCACGAAATCAGCGATAGGAGTGATGATTTAGGGGTTTTCAGAGGGGTATTTGGGGGATTTATGAGATCGAAGACGAGGGCGTGTTTGATTACGAAAGAATTGGAGGTTGAAGAAGGAGTGAGGTGTCCGTTTTGCGGGGGTAGGGTTTGGAGTATGACGGCTGCTAGGCTTATACCAAAGAGCGCAGCGCGGAGGCTGGGTACCATAGAAAACGGGTTGGAGTATTTTGTGTGTGTTAATGGGCATTTACATGGAAGTTGTTGGCTTGTGCATTTATCCTCAGATGAAGACgaaaataatgatgatgatgaagaagaagatcgcGAGGATGATAGAAATCAGATTGGCAGTAATGAATAG